In Myotis daubentonii chromosome 16, mMyoDau2.1, whole genome shotgun sequence, one DNA window encodes the following:
- the TRPV1 gene encoding transient receptor potential cation channel subfamily V member 1, translating to MKKWGSSDSGESEDLPQEDSHPKPLEGDPNSRPAPAKPSIFPTAKSRSRLFGKCDSEEASPMDCSYEEGQPASCPAITVSPVVVVQKTGDGPTCARQSSQDSVPAGTERKLKLYDRRKIFEAVAQNNCEELESLLLFLQKSKKHLMDSEFKDPETGKTCLLKAMLNLHDGQNSTIPLLLEIARQTDSLTELVNASYTDSYYKGQTALHIAIERRNMALVTLLVENGADVQAAANGDFFKKTKGRPGFYFGELPLSLAACTNQLGIVKFLLQNSWQPADISARDSVGNTVLHALVEVADNTADNTKFVTSMYNEILILGAKLHPTLKLEELTNKKGLTPLALAASSGKIGVLAYILQREIQEPECRHLSRKFTEWAYGPVHSSLYDLSCIDTCEKNSVLEVIAYSSSETPNRHDMLLVEPLNRLLQDKWDRFVKRIFYFNFFVYCLYMIIFTTAAYYRPVDGLPPFKLRYTVGDYFRVTGEILSVSGGVYFFFRGIQYFLQRRPSLKSLFVDSYSEILFFVQSLFMLGTVVLYFCRRKEYVASMVFSLAMGWTNMLYYTRGFQQMGIYAVMIEKMILRDLCRFMFVYLVFLFGFSTAVVTLIEDGKNDSVAETTSHRWRGPGCRPPDSSYNSLYSTCLELFKFTIGMGDLEFTENYDFKAVFIILLLAYVILTYILLLNMLIALMGETVNKIAQESKNIWKLQRAITILDTEKSFLKCMRKAFRSGKLLQVGYTPDGKDDYRWCFRVDEVNWTTWNTNVGIINEDPGNCEGIKRTLSFSLRSGRVSGRHWKNFALVPLLRDASTRERQPAQHEEVHLRHFAGSLKPEDAEVFKDPAVFGEK from the exons ATGAAGAAATGGGGGAGTTCAGACTCAGGGGAGTCTGAGGACCTGCCACAAGAAGACTCCCACCCAAAGCCCCTGGAGGGAGACCCCAACTCCAGGCCAGCTCCGGCCAAGCCCAGCATCTTCCCCACGGCCAAGAGCCGCAGCCGGCTCTTTGGGAAGTGTGACTCGGAGGAGGCCTCTCCTATGGACTGCTCTTACGAGGAAGGGCAGCCAGCCTCATGCCCGGCCATCACAGTCAGTCCTGTGGTTGTCGTCCAGAAGACTGGGGATGGCCCCACCTGTGCCAG GCAGTCATCCCAGGACTCCGTCCCAGCTGGCACCGAGCGGAAGCTCAAGCTCTATGACCGCAGGAAGATCTTCGAAGCTGTCGCCCAGAATAACTGCGAGGAGCTGGAGAGCCTGCTGCTCTTCCTGCAGAAGAGCAAGAAGCACCTTATGGACAGCGAGTTCAAAG ACCCGGAGACGGGGAAGACCTGTCTGCTGAAGGCCATGCTCAACCTGCACGACGGGCAGAACAGCACCATCCCCCTGCTCCTGGAGATTGCCCGGCAGACGGACAGCCTGACGGAGCTGGTCAACGCCAGCTACACAGACAGCTACTACAagg GCCAGACAGCGCTGCACATCGCCATCGAGAGGCGGAACATGGCGCTGGTGACCCTCCTGGTGGAGAACGGGGCAGACGTCCAGGCTGCAGCCAATGGGGACTTCTTTAAGAAAACCAAAGGGCGGCCTGGCTTCTACTTCG gcgagctgcccctctccctggccgcgtGCACCAACCAGCTGGGCATCGTGAAGTTCCTGCTGCAGAACTCCTGGCAACCGGCAGACATCAGTGCCCGGGACTCGGTGGGCAACACAGTGCTGCACGCGCTGGTGGAAGTGGCCGACAACACGGCCGACAACACCAAGTTTGTGACGAGCATGTACAACGAGATTCTGATCCTGGGGGCCAAGCTCCACCCGACGCTGAAGCTGGAGGAACTCACCAACAAGAAGGGGCTGACGCCACTGGCCCTGGCCGCCAGCAGCGGGAAGATTGGG GTCTTGGCCTATATTCTCCAGAGGGAGATCCAGGAGCCGGAGTGCAGGCACCTGTCGCGGAAGTTCACCGAGTGGGCCTACGGGCCCGTGCACTCCTCCCTCTACGACCTGTCCTGCATCGACACCTGCGAGAAGAACTCGGTGCTGGAGGTGATCGCCTACAGCAGCAGTGAGACCCCT AATCGCCATGACATGCTCTTGGTGGAGCCGCTGAACCGACTCCTGCAGGACAAGTGGGACAGATTTGTCAAGCGCATCTTCTACTTCAACTTTTTCGTCTACTGCCTGTACATGATCATCTTCACCACGGCCGCCTACTACAGGCCTGTGGACGGCTTG CCTCCCTTTAAGCTGCGATACACTGTTGGCGACTATTTCCGAGTCACTGGAGAGATTCTTTCTGTATCAGGGGGAGTCTACTTTTTTTTCCGAGGG ATTCAATATTTCCTGCAGAGGCGGCCGTCACTGAAGTCCTTGTTTGTGGACAGCTACAGTGAGATACTTTT CTTTGTGCAGTCACTGTTCATGCTGGGGACGGTGGTGCTGTACTTCTGCCGCCGCAAGGAGTACGTGGCCTCCATGGTGTTCTCCTTGGCCATGGGCTGGACCAACATGCTCTACTACACCCGTGGCTTCCAGCAGATGGGCATCTATGCCGTCATGATTGAGAAG ATGATCCTGAGAGACCTGTGTCGCTTCATGTTTGTCTACCTTGTTTTCTTGTTCGGGTTTTCCACAG CGGTGGTGACACTGATTGAGGACGGAAAGAACGACTCTGTGGCTGAGACCACATCGCACAGGTGGCGGgggcctggctgccggccacccgACAGCTCCTACAACAGCCTATACTCCACGTGTCTGGAGCTGTTCAAGTTCACCATCGGGATGGGCGACCTGGAATTCACCGAGAACTACGACTTCAAGGCCGTCTTCATCATCCTGCTGCTGGCCTACGTGATTCTCACCTACATCCTCCTGCTCAACATGCTCATCGCCCTCATGGGGGAGACCGTCAACAAGATCGCGCAGGAGAGCAAGAACATCTGGAAACTGCAG AGAGCCATCACCATCCTGGACACGGAGAAGAGCTTCCTTAAGTGTATGCGGAAGGCCTTCCGCTCAGGCAAGCTGCTGCAGGTGGGGTACACGCCTGACGGCAAGGATGACTACAGGTGGTGTTTCAG GGTGGACGAGGTGAACTGGACCACCTGGAACACCAACGTGGGCATCATCAATGAAGACCCGGGCAACTGCGAGGGCATCAAGCGCACCCTGAGCTTCTCCCTGCGCTCGGGCagag TTTCAGGGAGACACTGGAAGAACTTTGCCCTGGTCCCCCTTTTAAGAGATGCAAGCACTCGAGAAAGGCAGCCTGCTCAGCACGAGGAGGTCCATCTGAGGCACTTTGCAGGGTCCCTCAAGCCAGAAGATGCGGAGGTCTTCAAGGATCCTGCTGTTTTCGGGGAAAAGTGA